The nucleotide sequence ACGGTATGCAACATGACCATCGAAGGGGGCGCGCGGGCGGGGCTTGTGGCTCCTGATGAGAAGACTTTTGAATATCTCAGGGGGCTACCGTTTGCCCCCAAAGATTTCGATAAGGCAGTTGCCCGCTGGGAGACACTGCATAGCGATGAAGGCGCTAAGTTCGACCAAGTAGTTGAAATTAACGGCTCAGAACTGGCGCCGATGGTAACCTGGGGAACTAGCCCAGGCATGTCGGTTCCTGTTACAGGCCGTGTGCCTTCACCCGATGAATTCAGTTCAGCCTCCGAGAGGGTTGCTGTCGAGCAGGCGTTGGAGTACATGGGACTAAAGCCTAACACGCCCATTATGGAGATAGAAGTTAACACCGTCTTCATCGGCTCCTGCACTAATGGCCGGATAGAAGATTTGCGTGCCGCTGCTGAGATGATTAAAGGGCGCAAGGTTGCAGATGGAGTTAGAACGCTGGTTGTGCCGGGTTCGGTAGCGGTTAAGCACCAAGCAGAGGCAGAGGGATTGGATAAGCTCTTCAAAGAAGCCGGTTTCGATTGGCGGGAGGCCGGTTGCTCGATGTGCTTAGCGATGAATGAAGACACCCTAAGCCCCGGCGAGCGATGCGCTTCAACATCCAATAGGAATTTCGAAGGCCGCCAAGGCAAAGGCGGCAGAACTCACCTCGTAAGCCCCCAAATGGCCGTCGCCGCTGCATTGGCCGGGCATTTTGTGGATGTAAGGGGATAGAAATTGAGGCAAGAAGCTAGAAGCAAGAAGCAAGAAGCAAGAGGCAAGAAGCAAGAGGCAAGAAGCAAGAGGCAAGATACCGGAAAAATCAAAACACAGCGAAGCGGCGCTGCCGGAGATTTCTGGATTAGAGTATGAGAAAGAGAATGAGAAAGAGAAAAATCCCGGAGCCGGCGGGACGCCGGCGCTACGGGCTGAAGCTGACAGCTTAAATAGGAAATACGAAAGGAACCATTTGTTAAGCTTAGAGGGATTGTGGGGCGGGTGGATCGGATTAACGTGGATACTGACCAGATTATCCCGAAGCAGTTTTTGAAGCTAATCGGGCGCACGGGGTTTGGGAAGTTTTTGTTTTATGATTGGCGATATATCAATGGCAAAGAGCTTAACCCTGAGTTTGAGCTTAATAAAGCTGAGTTTCAGGGGGCGCAGATACTGATAGCGGGGAAGAATTTCGGCTGCGGGTCATCCCGCGAACATGCTCCCTGGGCGCTTCTTGATTATGGGTTCCGAGTCATTATTGCGCCTTCGTTTGCCGACATCTTCTATAACAACTGCTTCAAAAATGGTATCTTGCCTGTCGTGCTGCCAGAAGAAGTTGTGCAAAGTTTGATGATCAAGGCAGGGAAGGGCTATCAGCTTGAAGTTGATTTGGAAGAACAAAAGATAACCGATAGCGATGGGTTTGAAGCTAAGTTCGAGGTTGATGCATTTAGGCGCCACTGCTTGCTTAATGGACTCGATGATATTAGTCTGACGATGCAGCATGAGGATGCGATTAGCGCCTATGAAGCAAGTCACCCTTCTAGCGCGTAAAGTACCTGGCTGATGGCGACTAAACCGGCGGTTTC is from bacterium and encodes:
- the leuD gene encoding 3-isopropylmalate dehydratase small subunit encodes the protein MRKEPFVKLRGIVGRVDRINVDTDQIIPKQFLKLIGRTGFGKFLFYDWRYINGKELNPEFELNKAEFQGAQILIAGKNFGCGSSREHAPWALLDYGFRVIIAPSFADIFYNNCFKNGILPVVLPEEVVQSLMIKAGKGYQLEVDLEEQKITDSDGFEAKFEVDAFRRHCLLNGLDDISLTMQHEDAISAYEASHPSSA
- the leuC gene encoding 3-isopropylmalate dehydratase large subunit; translated protein: MGALTLVDKIWAEHVVYSEAGKPDLLYVDLHLVHEVTSPQAFEGLRLTGRKLRHPEKTFATCDHNVPTTDRSIPIRDPIAKLQMEALTNNCREFGVTLYDLDSPRQGIVHVIGPELGLSQPGMTIVCGDSHTSTHGAMGALAFGIGTSEVEHVLATQCLPQSIPKKMEVRVNGKLPFGVTAKDVILAIINKIGTDGATGYIIEYTGEVIRNLSMEGRMTVCNMTIEGGARAGLVAPDEKTFEYLRGLPFAPKDFDKAVARWETLHSDEGAKFDQVVEINGSELAPMVTWGTSPGMSVPVTGRVPSPDEFSSASERVAVEQALEYMGLKPNTPIMEIEVNTVFIGSCTNGRIEDLRAAAEMIKGRKVADGVRTLVVPGSVAVKHQAEAEGLDKLFKEAGFDWREAGCSMCLAMNEDTLSPGERCASTSNRNFEGRQGKGGRTHLVSPQMAVAAALAGHFVDVRG